The Narcine bancroftii isolate sNarBan1 chromosome 6, sNarBan1.hap1, whole genome shotgun sequence genome window below encodes:
- the LOC138736596 gene encoding uncharacterized protein isoform X1, translating into MEHPPSKRVKLFNDSYKTIEDSIKENASYGNSQGLLDMNRYEFTQNLGCFIDSALEEKTTDGKIISSNPAEAERFICHEYGFEKYSTNCEAHYSELMLSVQRKSHIKKVKYPTSQCVLIPDGAGEKTETELMLFGHKTHFQDDKFPSKTTMKPDKFLNKSVNFSDITIAKDVKTQKGICSKSDCCLYRFNNILTCELIRSEDTNTSGICVESIRVGQSQDPQRKISNIKQEDQKFREKIPLNAIIIKPSRNATLNNKESTLGIAFALKDSEIQKESKMISQTETPASNLETDVNPLNVRSSCLINGSTSACNLDAQKGVVRCLEYASSKYSNGLFVEKTPVKKENKKNVIYTCDDTTIDKESGKIQIYDSKGTCSVLEMAQRIDNPLAINTFIGTCGNLNFKCDSVDFSKIMRELIHGRTTNVNKNKQTVYKTQCDKAPLIIQLQLPEKKRGNLNKMPKMSNCKDGYICEIICSNEKESLGCSQLETKLEIVETTSMPQQKKISKDNESFCDALQDLSHNSETQDLMWLNVAFTLNDAVDSGGVECQPGSLHINSFEACSQISKGISGNKLSGNTKGCHVESDRNASSGNKGECESIDVPKSDLPFMESNDGESLSEHNADNLIQIECASKIEKSRFNASVNDHVDCAGVNDILSSCEVEKSKDICVIEIPSTFAVNNNVLKSSGSSNIISENLNKDPSDSFVACTKVFGSYISERETEYQMKHLCNPQYVQDSDCDFQTKNATTYSNTESTYGVQSDWTSTLEQFCNFGSLVADCVQLSTHGNTLQHSQKPRKLGEHHIHRVNSNNKITFCHAKNMNIQASVSCNLLKNTEVNHFSLKDGECHLKYVTSCIYPQGTDSQRQNGAANLIEVTRCLQGDKKQSLDTESSNYNILSFTVSVPLGHNRKKICENQSTSALLNINNSSEETTISFSVKTGTQTSPEYSEEIGLPNLDDNCRTHFKSSILDMPTKTNIPLNMVETNAHFNHGEGVFDECHCTKELTSTSTTKKSTAVKIAAGISKNKSAEASFFYNKTNVVETNTCSENKAECHLNCLAQPELLKNFTGNMGIVAGNECHPVSSLEDDIKKECGKESAKFSNVCSLTRDNISWTNTPNISLEHQNKLVDEHLASPTAVQSFKNNSEETKIVFTEDSDVQSPSLMSYTSRMNNISKKEIECLQKYECTSSSNHIKDNDLLEKTNVLYTAPYFNTENIHGSETDYSCNEGQVSFYINSSKDTVSLSSPESLSPLRHVNEILEEHQNGTTLNMNLDAKTTTEENAMAFGLKFANFQTSVTCDAMIENMTVNNSSKHYTDPVNSESCFINHRNDVATDLVDVFQETPEFEHCKMYLTEIKCTDKAIQNFNTCNSFKDCSGLNRIINTSQHFEMIGDLVGCNSNNAATFSFDPSLKVKTGFPPIDSEVNTELVQFVQEERKHPRIKNNSFSKTTVSAFDSFEKIILTTDSEEDTVTLIREINLCNKEGRNVDASIIKEIIHDNDKPARASSPQISTFKSTSVKGCQRNINNSNCVETKNEILCEQDEKEHSQLELPVMLQNRTNKNNMHNIQISLSSLEKYEIDCAPDRLQQHIIGHKQLYTKPMMDENNEDRQELSSDIVSRTQNDQQVVLLQSSKQFALIDRVTGKMDQKEQKQKTSGMICEMISMGVEGAEETSHRNDIPASGVYNLVKDVKPLQLKSKQEFKQDISTPTTHNSLIYQRKSVNYSHIEESSEYEISTCRKSQGSLEYQKQRTDSTIGCDYFENINSNKGSTITSVEEQHLKNQFLISKDEIPNFEMKEQFSAVLKELFLFHEISKQSEWSESISGENETEIVNKKNDLVILPEKSDKINNLHEDKMHDNLQSSDHPLEKAGLNQKEHECLRGNETLQDTFPSFAKTMPLVKGEQEVPMEIDASEIDDEESLYSPCKVLEYRSQSSREDKAWSSAFSYQMNNKRTSFDGIDSKTDIADSITSDFFSRLGQKHQEILLEGLFLQVSSREKKKIRRNSCSQFRKSMKVSL; encoded by the coding sequence ATGGAGCATCCACCTTCAAAGAGAGTGAAACTTTTCAATGACTCCTACAAGACCATCGAAGATTCAATTAAGGAAAATGCATCCTACGGCAATAGTCAGGGTTTGCTAGATATGAATAGATATGAATTTACACAAAATTTAGGTTGTTTTATTGATTCAGCTTTAGAGGAAAAGACAACAGATGGAAAAATCATTAGTAGCAATCCTGCTGAAGCAGAAAGATTTATATGTCATGAATATGGATTTGAAAAATATTCCACAAATTGTGAAGCTCACTATTCAGAACTAATGCTCTCTGTGCAAAGGAAAAGCCACATTAAAAAAGTGAAATATCCCACATCTCAATGTGTGTTAATTCCAGATGGGGCAGGGGAGAAAACTGAAACTGAACTGATGTTGTTTGGCCATAAAACTCATTTCCAGGATGATAAATTTCCTTCTAAAACAACAATGAAGCCTGATAAGTTTTTGAATAAAAGTGTGAATTTTAGTGACATTACTATTGCAAAAGATGTGAAAACTCAAAAGGGAATCTGCAGTAAATCTGATTGCTGTTTATACAGATTTAACAATATTCTAACTTGTGAATTAATTAGATCAGAAGACACAAATACAAGTGGAATATGTGTTGAATCCATAAGAGTAGGTCAATCTCAGGATCCACAAAGGAAAATAAGCAACATAAAacaagaggatcaaaaatttagagaaaaaataccattaaaTGCCATAATAATTAAACCATCTAGAAATGCAACTTTAAATAACAAAGAATCCACTTTGGGAATTGCATTTGCATTAAAGGACAGTGAGATCCAGAAAGAATCAAAGATGATCAGCCAGACTGAAACACCTGCTTCGAATTTAGAAACTGATGTAAATCCACTCAATGTCCGAAGTTCATGTTTAATTAATGGTTCTACCAGTGCTTGTAACCTTGATGCTCAGAAAGGGGTAGTTAGATGTTTGGAATATGCCTCTTCCAAATATAGCAATGGGCTCTTTGTGGAAAAGACCCCAGTAAaaaaagagaacaaaaagaatgTCATTTATACATGTGATGATACTACAATTGATAAAGAATCTGGTAAAATCCAAATTTATGACAGTAAAGGAACTTGTAGTGTTCTTGAAATGGCACAGAGAATAGATAACCCTCTGGCTATTAACACATTTATTGGAACATGtggaaatttaaatttcaaatgtgaCAGCGTAGATTTCTCTAAAATAATGAGAGAATTAATCCATGGGAGGACTACAAATGTCAATAAAAATAAGCAAACTGTGTATAAAACACAATGTGACAAAGCACCTTTAATAATCCAGTTGCAGttgccagagaaaaaacgaggaAACTTAAATAAAATGCCAAAAATGTCAAACTGCAAAGATGGATATATTTGTGAGATTATTTGTTCAAATGAAAAAGAAAGCCTTGGCTGTTCTCAATTGGAAACAAAATTGGAAATAGTGGAAACCACTTCAATGCCTCAACAAAAGAAAATAAGCAAAGATAATGAGTCATTTTGTGATGCACTGCAGGATTTGTCTCATAATTCTGAAACTCAGGATTTAATGTGGCTAAATGTAGCTTTTACTCTGAACGATGCAGTAGATTCTGGTGGTGTTGAATGTCAGCCTGGAAGTCTTCACATCAACTCATTTGAAGCATGTAGCCAAATATCAAAAGGAATTTCAGGAAATAAACTATCTGGAAATACAAAGGGCTGTCATGTAGAAAGTGATAGGAATGCCAGCTcaggaaataaaggagaatgtGAATCGATCGATGTGCCTAAATCTGATTTACCCTTTATGGAAAGCAATGATGGAGAGTCTCTTTCTGAACATAATGCTGACAATTTAATACAAATTGAATGCGCGAGCAAAATAGAAAAATCTCGTTTTAATGCTTCAGTGAATGATCATGTAGATTGTGCAGGTGTTAATGATATATTAAGCTCCTGTGAAGTTGAGAAATCCAAAGATATTTGTGTAATTGAAATTCCTTCTACATTTGCAGTTAACAATAACGTACTGAAGAGTTCTGGATCAAGCAACATTATTtcagaaaatttaaataaagacccatcagattcttttgtgGCATGCACAAAAGTATTTGGAAGCTATATCTCTGAAAGAGAAACTGAATATCAGATGAAACATTTGTGCAACCCACAATATGTACAAGACAGTGATTGTGACTTTCAAACAAAAAATGCAACTACTTACAGTAATACTGAAAGCACATATGGGGTACAGAGTGATTGGACAAGCACATTAGAACAgttttgcaattttggcagtttagTGGCTGATTGTGTACAATTAAGTACCCACGGAAATACTTTGCAACATAGTCAGAAGCCAAGAAAATTAGGGGAGCATCACATTCATAGAGTGAATAGTAATAACAAAATTACATTTTGTCATGCAAAAAACATGAATATTCAGGCATCTGTTTCCTGTAATTTGCTTAAAAATACTGAAGTAAATCACTTTTCATTAAAAGATGGAGAATGCCATCTTAAATATGTAACTAGTTGCATCTACCCCCAGGGTACTGACAGTCAAAGGCAAAATGGAGCTGCAAATTTAATTGAAGTGACCCGGTGTTTGCAGGGTGACAAAAAACAAAGTCTTGATACTGAAAGCTCAAATTATAATATACTGAGTTTTACTGTCAGTGTTCCACTTGGTCATAATAGAAAGAAAATATGTGAAAATCAATCCACTTCTGCCTTGCTTAATATCAATAATAGTTCAGAAGAGACCACAATTAGTTTTTCTGTTAAGACAGGCACACAGACATCTCCCGAATATTCTGAAGAGATTGGTCTTCCCAACCTTGATGATAACTGTAGGACTCATTTCAAATCTTCCATCTTGGACATGCCAACTAAGACAAATATTCCATTGAACATGGTTGAAACTAATGCACATTTCAATCATGGAGAAGGTGTATTTGATGAATGTCATTGCACTAAAGAACTTACAAGCACATCTACCACAAAGAAAAGTACTGCTGTTAAGATTGCAGCTGGAATTTCAAAAAATAAAAGTGCTGAAGCATCATTTTTTTACAATAAGACTAATGTAGTTGAAACAAATACTTGTTCGGAAAATAAAGCAGAATGTCATCTTAACTGTTTAGCTCAGCCTGAATTGCTCAAAAACTTTACAGGTAACATGGGCATTGTAGCAGGCAATGAGTGTCATCCAGTCTCTTCATTGGAGGATGACATTAAAAAAGAGTGTGGAAAGGAATCAGCAAAGTTCTCTAATGTTTGCAGTTTAACAAGAGATAATATATCTTGGACAAACACTCCTAATATATCACTTGAACATCAAAATAAGTTAGTTGATGAACATTTAGCATCTCCTACTGCTGTGCAGAGTTTTAAGAACAATTCAGAAGAGACTAAGATTGTCTTTACAGAAGATTCAGATGTACAAAGTCCATCTTTAATGAGTTACACAAGTAGAATgaataatatatcaaaaaaggaaATTGAATGTTTGCAGAAATATGAATGTACCAGTAGTTCCAATCACATTAAAGATAATGATCTTCTTGAAAAAACAAATGTATTATATACAGCACCTTACTTTAATACTGAAAATATACATGGCTCTGAGACTGATTATTCATGCAATGAGGGACAAGTTTCATTTTATATCAATTCAAGCAAAGATACTGTTTCATTGAGTAGTCCTGAGAGTCTTTCACCTCTGAGGCATGTGAATGAAATACTGGAAGAACATCAGAATGGTACTACACTTAATATGAATCTAGATGCTAAGACTACGACTGAAGAAAATGCCATGGCCTTCGGTTTAAAATTTGCAAATTTTCAAACATCGGTAACCTGTGATGCAATGATTGAAAATATGACTGTAAACAATTCTTCAAAACATTATACTGACCCTGTGAATAGTGAAAGCTGTTTTATAAATCACAGAAATGATGTGGCCACAGATTTAGTTGATGTGTTTCAAGAAACTCCAGAATTTGAACATTGCAAAATGTATTTGACTGAAATTAAGTGTACTGATAAAGCAATTCAGAATTTTAATACTTGTAATTCATTCAAAGATTGTTCAGGCTTGAACCGCATTATAAATACTTCACAGCATTTTGAAATGATAGGAGACCTTGTAGGATGTAACAGCAATAATGCAGCTACATTTAGTTTCGATCCTTCCCTAAAAGTAAAAACTGGATTTCCTCCAATAGATAGTGAAGTGAATACTGAATTGGTGCAGTTTGTGCAAGAAGAAAGGAAACATCCAAGGATAAAAAATAATAGCTTTTCCAAAACAACTGTATCTGCTTTTGATAGTTTTGAAAAAATTATCCTCACGACTGATTCTGAAGAAGATACAGTTACACTTATTAGAGAGATTAATCTCTGCAACAAAGAAGGACGTAATGTGGATGCAAGCATAATAAAAGAGATTATTCATGATAATGATAAACCTGCCAGGGCTTCATCACCTCAAATATCAACCTTCAAATCCACTTCTGTGAAGGGTTGTCAGAGAAACATAAATAATTCTAATTGTGTAGAAACTAAGAATGAGATACTTTGTGAACAAGATGAAAAGGAACATTCTCAGCTAGAGTTACCAGTAATGCTGCAAAATAGAACTAACAAAAACAATATGCACAATATTCAAATTTCCCTGAGTTCacttgaaaaatatgaaatagacTGTGCACCAGATCGATTACAGCAACATATAATAGGTCACAAGCAACTTTACACAAAACCCATGATGGATGAAAACAATGAAGATAGACAGGAATTATCAAGTGATATTGTCAGCAGGACTCAGAATGATCAGCAAGTGGTATTATTGCAATCTTCAAAACAATTTGCTTTGATTGATAGAGTTACTGGCAAAATGGACCAGAAGGAACAGAAACAGAAGACAAGTGGAATGATTTGTGAAATGATTAGTATGGGTGTAGAAGGAGCAGAAGAAACATCTCATAGAAATGATATTCCTGCTAGCGGAGTATATAATTTGGTAAAGGATGTGAAACCGTTACAATTAAAGTCTAAGCAGGAATTTAAACAAGATATTTCCACACCAACAACACATAACTCTTTAATTTATCAGAGAAAATCTGTGAATTATTCACATATTGAGGAATCCAGTGAGTATGAAATATCTACATGCCGAAAATCACAAGGCTCTTTAGAATATCAGAAGCAGAGAACTGATAGTACAATTGGTTGCGATTACTTTGAAAATATTAATTCTAATAAAGGTTCAACGATTACAAGTgttgaggagcaacacctcaaGAATCAGTTTCTGATTTCAAAGGATGAAATTCCAAATTTTGAAATGAAAGAACAGTTTAGTGCTGTGCTGAAGGAGcttttcctttttcatgaaaTCAGCAAACAATCAGAATGGTCTGAAAGTATTTCTGGAGAAAATGAAACTGAGAttgttaacaaaaaaaatgatttggttaTTTTGCCAGAAAAAAGTGATAAAATAAATAACTTGCATGAGGATAAAATGCATGATAATTTACAGTCTTCTGACCATCCACTTGAGAAAGCTGGTCTAAATCAGAAAGAACATGAGTGCTTAAGAGGAAACGAGACTTTACAAGATACATTTCCGTCTTTTGCCAAGACAATGCCACTTGTCAAAGGAGAACAAGAGGTACCAATGGAAATTGATGCATCGGAAATAGATGATGAAGAATCATTATACAGCCCATGTAAAGTCCTGG